ACGACAAGAACCCGGTTCTGGTCAAACAAAAAGTATGATGACGACAAACCATCCTGTGGCCTTTTACCTCTTTGGCACTCCGATTGTCCTGGGCATCACAGCCGGAGCACTAGCGGGAGGCATTGGCGCTGCCATGGGAAAGGTGGAAGACATCGAATGACAAAGACTGCTTGAAATTGATGAATTCGAGCACAATGCGAGCCTCTTTCGCAATGACAGTCGATCAATATCGCTACTACCAGTCGCATCAACAGACGGATCTGTTACGATTTCCAGAGAACTTTTTCAACACGTGTTGTGTCCGCTATTTAATATCCTGAGTCCGATCATTTAATTGAGAAATCCAACTCACGGGACTCAGCATTAATTTGATTCGGTTCCACCCTTTGGTTACAAATTTTTTAGTCTGGGAATGCATCATGCGTGCTTATGTACAACAGTTTCTTAAAGGGGATCCGAATTACCTTAATCTGGAACGGATTGCGTATACATTCTGGGAAAGGGGTTATGAGGTGTTGCGATTTGATTACCCTGAGTTCTGTAAAGGAAACCTGGATCGCGGTCTCTTGTCGTATCCAGATGAAACGATTGTAGCTGGTGGTGTGGGAATGGTACGTGAAGCGATCAAACGGGCAAACCGCTCTCTGCCTGAGTTGCTGGAACTACCAAACTGTCTGAAGCCATGGATTGGCCGTGAGTACTGGACTTCTACCCTGGAAGAAGTACGACAGCCGTTCGAAAAAGAAGAGTATACGCAACCAGTCCATGTAAAGCCTTTGTACGAACACAAACGATTCACAGGAACCGTATTCAGAGAATTCCGCGACTTGATTCCCTCTGCTGCCGTTGATGGCGCAACTGAAGTCCTGGTGCAAGAGGTTGTGGAATTCGTCTCTGAATGGCGTGCATATATTTTCCGTGGAAACATCAGGCGTGTCGCAAATTATCTCGGCGATCCACTGGCTTTCCCCAATCCGGTTCAAATGCAGGCGGCTCTGGAAGCATTCGAAAATCGACCTGTTGCCTGTAGTATGGACTGGGGAATCACATCTGCGGGAGAAACCCTGCTGGTAGAAGTAAATGATGGTTATTCACTTGGGAATT
The Gimesia aquarii DNA segment above includes these coding regions:
- a CDS encoding ATP-grasp domain-containing protein, with translation MRAYVQQFLKGDPNYLNLERIAYTFWERGYEVLRFDYPEFCKGNLDRGLLSYPDETIVAGGVGMVREAIKRANRSLPELLELPNCLKPWIGREYWTSTLEEVRQPFEKEEYTQPVHVKPLYEHKRFTGTVFREFRDLIPSAAVDGATEVLVQEVVEFVSEWRAYIFRGNIRRVANYLGDPLAFPNPVQMQAALEAFENRPVACSMDWGITSAGETLLVEVNDGYSLGNYGIDMHIYTAMIEARWREIMGLEDNGIGMGI